One Paraburkholderia caffeinilytica DNA segment encodes these proteins:
- a CDS encoding ABC transporter substrate-binding protein has translation MALKPRKILLALALAAAAAGTSVVSTAQAGTLAVNIAFKGASQRAVWQSIIDDFKKTHPGTDVKVSFVDEEAYKVQLPGWLSTVAPDIVNWHDGERMAYYAQRGLFDDLSGDWAKNGWNDMYASTKEASSYKGKQYAAPTVYYSWGMFYRKDLFQKVGIAGEPKTWDQFLDDCKKLKAAGIAPIAVAGRDAWTLAGWFDYLDLRLNGNAFHQKLMAGEIAYTDPRVKKVYTTWKQLIDAGYFIDNSLSYDLDAVQPFLFQGKAAMMLMGTFITGGFPPNVKSEMGYFQFPIIDANVPTAEDGPVESLHIPSKAKNKADAHAFLAFVQTPENGAKLATGLGSLSANSKSPEPEDPISKIGFQILANTKGGIAQFYDRDMTKEMADEGMKGMQQFISDPSKLDDVLAQLEQTRKRIYKK, from the coding sequence ATGGCACTGAAACCTCGCAAGATTCTGCTGGCACTCGCGCTGGCCGCGGCGGCCGCAGGGACATCCGTCGTCAGCACGGCGCAGGCCGGCACGCTCGCGGTCAACATCGCGTTCAAGGGCGCAAGTCAACGCGCCGTCTGGCAGTCGATCATCGACGACTTCAAGAAAACGCATCCCGGCACCGACGTGAAGGTGTCGTTCGTCGATGAAGAAGCGTACAAAGTCCAGTTGCCCGGCTGGCTCTCCACCGTCGCGCCCGATATCGTCAACTGGCATGACGGCGAGCGCATGGCGTATTACGCGCAGCGCGGCCTGTTCGACGATCTGAGCGGCGACTGGGCGAAGAACGGCTGGAACGACATGTATGCGTCGACCAAGGAAGCGTCGTCGTATAAGGGCAAGCAGTACGCCGCTCCGACCGTGTATTACTCGTGGGGCATGTTCTATCGCAAGGACCTGTTCCAGAAGGTCGGCATTGCCGGTGAACCGAAAACGTGGGACCAGTTCCTCGACGACTGCAAGAAGCTGAAAGCCGCCGGCATTGCGCCGATTGCCGTGGCCGGCCGTGATGCATGGACGCTGGCCGGCTGGTTCGATTATCTCGACCTGCGCCTGAACGGCAATGCGTTCCATCAGAAACTGATGGCGGGCGAGATTGCGTACACCGATCCGCGTGTGAAGAAGGTCTACACGACGTGGAAGCAGCTGATCGACGCCGGCTATTTCATCGACAACTCGCTCTCCTACGATCTGGATGCGGTGCAGCCGTTCCTGTTCCAGGGCAAGGCCGCGATGATGCTGATGGGCACCTTCATCACCGGCGGTTTTCCGCCGAACGTGAAATCGGAGATGGGTTACTTCCAGTTCCCGATCATCGACGCGAACGTGCCGACTGCCGAAGACGGTCCGGTCGAATCGCTGCATATTCCGTCGAAGGCGAAGAACAAGGCGGATGCGCATGCCTTCCTTGCATTCGTCCAGACGCCGGAAAATGGTGCGAAGCTGGCGACCGGGCTGGGCTCGCTGTCGGCGAACAGCAAGTCGCCTGAACCCGAGGATCCGATTTCGAAGATCGGTTTCCAGATTCTCGCGAATACGAAGGGCGGCATTGCGCAGTTCTACGATCGTGACATGACGAAGGAAATGGCCGATGAAGGGATGAAGGGGATGCAGCAATTCATCTCCGATCCTTCGAAGCTCGACGACGTGCTCGCGCAACTCGAGCAGACGCGCAAGCGGATCTACAAGAAGTGA
- a CDS encoding carbohydrate ABC transporter permease, translated as MIVSHSVTRHTVGGPAEPGGPGLPASGVPASGGAFRGGQPGAARRRGPSPTARRQRRAAFLFLAPACVMVAIYVVWPIISTFRLSLFNWDGMTDASFVGLANYIELFHAPTFYTALKNNLIWLLLFLLAPPMGLAVALYLNQAVAGIRIVKSLFFAPFVLSGVVVGLIFSWFYDPTFGLLAVILGHGVPVLGDPRYATLGIVFAALWPQTAYCMILYLTGLTSLNAEQIEAARMEGARGWSMLWHVILPQLRPTTFMAIVVTVIGALRSFDLISVMTGGGPFESSTVLAYYMYDQAIKYYRIGYSAAVAVVLFAIMLVYIVYHLRRMLRTEQ; from the coding sequence ATGATCGTGTCGCACTCCGTCACCCGTCACACTGTTGGCGGCCCTGCCGAACCGGGCGGTCCTGGCTTGCCCGCGTCGGGTGTACCGGCATCGGGCGGTGCATTCCGTGGCGGGCAGCCAGGCGCGGCGCGCCGGCGCGGGCCGTCGCCGACTGCGCGCCGGCAGCGGCGAGCCGCTTTTCTGTTCCTTGCGCCGGCCTGCGTGATGGTGGCGATCTACGTGGTGTGGCCGATCATCTCGACCTTCCGCCTGAGCCTTTTCAACTGGGACGGGATGACCGACGCATCTTTCGTCGGTCTCGCAAACTATATCGAGTTGTTCCATGCGCCGACGTTCTACACGGCGCTGAAGAACAACCTCATCTGGCTGCTGCTGTTCCTGCTTGCGCCGCCGATGGGACTCGCCGTCGCGCTTTATCTGAACCAGGCCGTGGCCGGCATCCGCATCGTCAAATCGCTGTTCTTCGCACCGTTCGTGTTGTCGGGCGTGGTGGTCGGCCTGATCTTTTCGTGGTTCTACGACCCGACCTTCGGCCTGCTCGCGGTGATTCTCGGACACGGCGTGCCGGTACTCGGCGATCCTCGCTACGCGACCCTCGGGATCGTGTTCGCGGCGCTGTGGCCGCAAACCGCGTATTGCATGATTCTTTACCTGACCGGCCTGACGTCGCTGAACGCCGAGCAGATCGAGGCTGCGCGAATGGAAGGCGCGCGCGGCTGGTCGATGCTGTGGCACGTGATCCTGCCGCAATTGCGGCCGACCACGTTCATGGCGATCGTCGTCACGGTGATCGGCGCGCTGCGCAGCTTCGATCTGATTTCGGTCATGACCGGCGGCGGACCGTTCGAAAGCTCGACCGTGCTCGCGTACTACATGTACGACCAGGCGATCAAGTATTACCGCATTGGCTATTCCGCGGCGGTGGCGGTCGTGCTGTTCGCCATCATGCTGGTGTACATCGTCTATCACCTGCGCCGCATGCTGCGCACCGAGCAATAA
- a CDS encoding carbohydrate ABC transporter permease: protein MFPIPIDKWKPVTRRAYKLTLPLALLIWLLPMLAVLVTSVRSTEELSEGNYWGWPKHFAMFDNYREALTTSPMLHYFWNSVLITVPAVVGSIALAAMAGFALAIYRFRGNSTLFATFVAGNFVPVQVLMIPVRDLSLQLGLFNTVSALILFHVSFQTGFCALFLRNFIKQLPFELVEAARIEGANEWTVFFRIVLPLIRPALAALAILVFTFVWNDYFWALCLTQGDEAAPITVGVAALKGQWTTAWNLVSAGSILAALPSVAMFFAMQKHFVAGLTFGATKG from the coding sequence ATGTTTCCGATCCCGATCGACAAATGGAAGCCGGTGACGCGCCGTGCGTACAAACTGACGTTGCCGCTCGCGCTGCTGATCTGGCTGCTGCCGATGCTCGCGGTGCTCGTCACCTCGGTGCGTTCGACGGAAGAGCTGAGCGAGGGCAACTATTGGGGCTGGCCGAAGCACTTCGCGATGTTCGATAACTATCGCGAAGCGCTGACGACTTCGCCGATGCTGCATTACTTCTGGAACAGCGTGCTGATTACGGTGCCCGCCGTGGTGGGTTCGATCGCGCTTGCGGCGATGGCCGGATTCGCGCTGGCGATCTATCGGTTTCGCGGGAATTCGACCTTGTTTGCGACGTTTGTCGCGGGCAACTTCGTGCCGGTGCAGGTGCTGATGATTCCGGTGCGGGATCTGTCGTTGCAGCTTGGTCTGTTCAATACGGTGAGCGCGCTGATTCTGTTCCACGTGTCGTTTCAGACCGGATTCTGCGCGCTGTTTCTGCGCAATTTCATCAAGCAGTTGCCGTTCGAACTGGTCGAGGCGGCGCGGATCGAAGGCGCGAACGAATGGACGGTGTTCTTCAGGATTGTGTTGCCGTTGATCCGTCCCGCGCTCGCGGCGCTGGCGATTCTCGTGTTTACGTTCGTGTGGAACGACTATTTCTGGGCGTTGTGTCTCACGCAGGGTGACGAAGCTGCGCCGATTACCGTAGGCGTCGCCGCGCTGAAAGGGCAGTGGACGACGGCGTGGAATCTGGTGTCGGCAGGGTCGATACTTGCCGCGTTGCCTTCGGTCGCGATGTTCTTTGCAATGCAGAAGCATTTCGTGGCCGGGTTGACCTTCGGGGCGACGAAGGGGTGA
- a CDS encoding S53 family peptidase, which translates to MKSSTAKQTVLCLNRYAVVALPLAIASFAAFGATSSASTLWAPTDTKAFVTPSQIEARSAAPLLELAAGETAHVVVSLKLRDEAQLKQLAQAVNQPGNAQFGKFLKRQQFLAQYAPTEAQVQAVVAHLRKNGFVNIRVAPNRLLVSADGSAGAVKTAFNTPLVRYQLNGKAGYANTAPAQVPQDLGEIVGSVLGLQNVARAHPMLKVGERSAAKTLAAGTAKGHNPTEFPTIYDATSAPTAANTTVGIITIGGVSQTLQDLQQFTGANGLASVNTQTIQTGSSNGDYSDDQEGQGEWDLDSQSIVGSAGGAVQQLLFYMADQSASGNTGLTQAFNQAVSDNVAKVINVSLGWCEADANADGTLPAEDRIFATAAAQGQTFSVSSGDEGVYECNNRGYPDGSTYSVSWPASSPNVIAVGGTTLYTTSAGAYSNETVWNEGLDSNGKLWATGGGYSVYEAKPSWQSVVSGTPGRRLLPDISFDAAQSTGALIYNYGQLQQIGGTSLASPIFVGLWARLQSANSNGLGFPAASFYSAISSTPSLVRDVKSGNNGYGGYGYKAGAGWDYPTGWGSLDIAKLSAYIKSNGFGH; encoded by the coding sequence ATGAAGTCGTCAACCGCAAAACAAACGGTCCTGTGTTTGAACCGTTACGCGGTCGTTGCTTTGCCTCTCGCTATTGCGTCGTTCGCTGCGTTCGGCGCAACCTCATCTGCGTCCACGCTGTGGGCGCCCACCGACACGAAAGCGTTTGTCACACCCTCCCAGATCGAGGCGCGCAGCGCGGCGCCATTGCTCGAACTCGCCGCCGGCGAGACGGCGCATGTCGTGGTCAGTCTCAAGCTTCGCGATGAGGCGCAACTGAAGCAACTCGCGCAGGCAGTCAACCAGCCGGGCAACGCGCAGTTCGGCAAATTCCTCAAGCGTCAGCAATTCCTCGCGCAGTACGCGCCGACCGAAGCGCAAGTGCAGGCCGTCGTCGCGCATTTGCGGAAGAACGGCTTCGTCAACATTCGCGTCGCGCCGAACCGCCTGCTGGTTTCCGCCGACGGCAGCGCCGGTGCCGTCAAAACAGCCTTCAACACGCCGCTGGTTCGCTATCAGCTGAACGGCAAGGCCGGCTACGCGAACACGGCGCCGGCCCAGGTGCCGCAGGATCTCGGCGAAATCGTCGGTTCGGTGCTCGGCTTGCAGAACGTCGCACGTGCCCATCCGATGCTGAAGGTCGGCGAGCGCTCCGCCGCGAAGACGCTGGCCGCCGGTACGGCCAAGGGCCACAATCCGACCGAGTTCCCCACGATCTACGACGCCACCAGCGCGCCCACCGCGGCGAACACGACGGTCGGCATCATCACGATCGGCGGGGTCTCGCAGACGCTGCAGGATCTCCAGCAGTTCACCGGCGCGAATGGCCTCGCGTCCGTCAACACGCAGACGATCCAGACCGGATCGTCGAATGGCGACTACAGCGACGATCAGGAAGGCCAGGGCGAGTGGGACCTCGACAGCCAGTCGATTGTCGGTTCCGCCGGCGGCGCGGTGCAGCAACTGCTGTTCTATATGGCCGATCAAAGCGCGTCCGGCAACACCGGCCTCACGCAGGCGTTCAATCAGGCGGTGTCCGATAACGTCGCGAAGGTGATCAACGTGTCGCTCGGCTGGTGTGAAGCCGACGCCAATGCGGACGGCACGCTGCCGGCCGAAGACCGCATCTTCGCCACAGCGGCGGCGCAAGGGCAGACCTTCTCGGTGTCGTCCGGCGACGAGGGCGTGTACGAGTGCAACAACCGCGGCTACCCTGACGGCAGCACGTATTCGGTATCGTGGCCGGCGTCGTCGCCTAACGTGATCGCTGTCGGCGGCACGACGCTTTACACGACGTCGGCGGGCGCCTACTCGAACGAAACCGTCTGGAACGAAGGACTCGACAGCAACGGCAAGCTCTGGGCGACTGGCGGCGGCTACAGCGTGTACGAGGCGAAGCCGTCGTGGCAGTCGGTGGTGAGCGGCACGCCGGGCCGGCGCCTGCTGCCCGACATCTCCTTCGACGCGGCGCAGAGCACCGGTGCACTGATTTACAACTACGGCCAGCTTCAGCAGATCGGCGGAACGAGCCTCGCTTCGCCGATCTTCGTCGGGCTGTGGGCACGTTTGCAGAGCGCGAATTCGAATGGCCTGGGCTTCCCCGCAGCCAGCTTTTACAGCGCCATTAGCTCGACGCCTTCGCTGGTGCGCGACGTGAAGTCGGGCAACAACGGCTACGGCGGCTATGGTTACAAGGCGGGCGCCGGTTGGGACTATCCGACCGGCTGGGGAAGCCTCGATATCGCGAAGCTGTCCGCTTATATCAAGAGCAACGGCTTTGGACATTGA
- a CDS encoding LysR family transcriptional regulator: MEHVDWDDLRILVAIARGGTMRAAATACDLSPPTLSRRLTELERRLGEPLIDRVPSGCTVTAFGARVLAWAEQMEDLAHQIERAADVTGGAAAHGTVRINAVEWPSYILLKLLGSFQDRLPGLAIEVLTSRRPYSLARREADIALWSECPDEGDLYVRRIGRIRFGLFGSRDYYLRHKAAITRKEWDKLSFVGYDDRQPDHPATQWLKTLPGAPAPSLRSSYGMGVFDGVLGGSGLGVLAQLAGDTTSDLVCIEKHIKALDQDVWMVLHPALRDSERIRTVANLIAEIFH; the protein is encoded by the coding sequence ATGGAACACGTAGACTGGGACGACCTGCGGATTCTGGTGGCGATTGCGCGCGGCGGCACGATGCGAGCCGCCGCGACGGCATGCGATCTGAGCCCGCCCACCCTGTCGCGCCGCCTGACCGAGCTTGAACGGCGGCTGGGCGAGCCGCTCATCGACCGGGTGCCGTCAGGCTGCACGGTGACGGCCTTCGGCGCGCGCGTGCTGGCCTGGGCCGAGCAGATGGAAGACCTCGCTCACCAGATCGAGCGCGCCGCGGACGTGACCGGCGGCGCCGCGGCACATGGCACGGTGCGGATCAACGCCGTCGAATGGCCGTCTTACATTCTGCTTAAATTGCTTGGCTCGTTCCAGGACCGGCTGCCCGGCCTCGCCATCGAGGTGCTGACCTCACGGCGGCCGTATAGCCTTGCGCGCCGTGAAGCGGACATCGCTCTGTGGTCCGAATGTCCCGACGAAGGCGATCTGTATGTCCGGCGTATCGGCCGGATCCGCTTCGGGCTGTTCGGTTCGCGCGACTACTATCTGCGCCACAAGGCAGCGATTACGAGGAAAGAGTGGGACAAGCTGTCGTTCGTCGGCTATGACGACCGGCAGCCCGATCATCCGGCCACGCAATGGCTGAAAACCCTGCCCGGCGCGCCCGCGCCTTCGCTTCGAAGCAGCTATGGCATGGGCGTATTCGATGGTGTGCTGGGCGGCTCGGGGCTCGGCGTGCTGGCCCAGCTCGCGGGCGACACCACGAGCGATCTCGTCTGCATCGAGAAGCACATCAAGGCGCTCGACCAGGATGTGTGGATGGTGCTGCATCCCGCCCTGCGCGATAGCGAGCGCATCCGCACGGTTGCCAACCTCATCGCCGAGATCTTCCATTAG
- a CDS encoding sugar ABC transporter substrate-binding protein, producing the protein MIRHFQLARRRAIVASAAFLAVSILPGAAFAQAAHKPKVALVMKSLANEFFLTMETGAKDYQKQNATKFDLVTNGIKDETDTANQIRIVEQMIVSKVDALVIAPADSKALVPVLKKAVDAGIIVVNIDNKLDPDVLKSKDLNIPFVGPDNAKGALKVGDYLARRLKSGDNVAIIEGVSTTTNAQQRTAGFKQAMAAGGMKVVSLQSGEWEIDKGNAVASQILNANPDVKALLCGNDNMAIGAVSAVRAAGKAGKVQVVGYDDINAIKPMLADGRVLATANQYAAKQAVFGIDTALKAIAEHKKQSELSGVVETPVDLVTK; encoded by the coding sequence ATGATTCGTCATTTCCAACTGGCGCGGCGTCGCGCTATCGTAGCCAGCGCAGCTTTCCTCGCCGTGTCGATTCTGCCGGGCGCGGCGTTCGCCCAGGCGGCTCACAAGCCGAAAGTCGCGCTGGTGATGAAGTCGCTGGCGAACGAGTTTTTCCTGACCATGGAAACCGGCGCGAAAGACTATCAGAAGCAGAACGCCACGAAATTCGATCTCGTCACGAACGGCATCAAGGACGAAACCGATACGGCTAACCAGATTCGCATCGTCGAACAGATGATCGTGTCGAAGGTCGACGCACTCGTGATCGCCCCGGCCGATTCCAAGGCGCTGGTGCCGGTTCTCAAGAAGGCGGTCGACGCCGGCATCATCGTGGTCAACATCGACAACAAGCTGGACCCGGACGTGCTCAAGTCGAAAGACCTGAACATCCCGTTCGTCGGCCCGGATAACGCCAAGGGCGCACTGAAGGTGGGCGACTACCTCGCTCGCCGCCTGAAGTCGGGCGACAACGTCGCCATCATCGAAGGCGTCTCGACCACCACCAACGCGCAGCAACGCACGGCGGGCTTCAAGCAGGCCATGGCGGCGGGCGGCATGAAGGTCGTCTCGCTGCAATCGGGCGAGTGGGAAATCGACAAGGGCAACGCCGTCGCGAGCCAGATTCTCAATGCGAACCCGGACGTCAAGGCGCTGCTGTGCGGTAACGACAACATGGCGATCGGCGCGGTCTCGGCCGTGCGCGCGGCAGGCAAGGCCGGCAAGGTGCAGGTGGTGGGCTACGACGACATCAACGCGATCAAGCCGATGCTCGCCGACGGCCGCGTCCTCGCCACGGCCAATCAGTACGCCGCCAAACAGGCCGTGTTCGGTATCGATACCGCGCTGAAGGCAATCGCCGAACACAAGAAGCAGTCGGAATTGTCGGGCGTCGTCGAAACGCCTGTCGATCTGGTCACCAAGTAA
- a CDS encoding sugar ABC transporter ATP-binding protein translates to MSTPNLSLSDAPPVLSVHGIGKTYAGPVLADISLDLYAGEVLALTGENGAGKSTLSKIVGGLVTPTTGSMTLGGAAYTPASRKDAEALGVRMVMQELNLLPTLSVAENLFLNRLPQRGVFGWIDRAKLREDARHAMAQVGLDAIDPDTLVGTLGIGHQQMVEIARNLIGDCRVLILDEPTAMLTAREVDLLFEQVERLKARGVALVYISHRLEELKRIARRAAVLRDGRLVHVDEMANLSADRLVTLMVGRDIGERIDLGERRIGDVAFTVAGMTREPVVRDVSFEVKAGEIFGISGLIGAGRTELMRLIYGADRADAGTVSIAQGGGPLQAVKVSSPSDAVTNGIALITEDRKGEGLLLTQPIAANISLGHLRAVSKNGVVDARREAALARKQIDAMSIRSSGPSQPVSELSGGNQQKVVIGRWLARDCTVLLFDEPTRGIDVGAKFDIYALMGALAREGRALVVVSSDLRELMSICDRIGVMSAGRMTGLFERGSWTQDALLAAAFAGYTKRDALLHDPIEPDAGAPQAKAPGAAASDKKSVEY, encoded by the coding sequence ATGTCCACTCCCAACCTATCCTTGTCCGATGCCCCGCCCGTGCTGAGCGTTCACGGCATCGGCAAGACCTACGCCGGGCCGGTGCTCGCCGATATCTCGCTGGACCTGTACGCGGGCGAGGTGCTGGCGCTGACCGGCGAAAACGGCGCGGGCAAGAGCACCTTGTCCAAGATCGTCGGCGGTCTCGTCACGCCGACCACCGGTTCGATGACGCTGGGCGGCGCGGCTTACACGCCGGCCAGCCGCAAGGACGCCGAGGCGCTCGGCGTGCGCATGGTCATGCAGGAGTTGAATCTGCTGCCGACCCTCTCGGTGGCGGAGAACCTGTTCCTGAACCGTTTGCCGCAGCGCGGCGTGTTCGGCTGGATCGACCGCGCCAAACTGCGCGAGGACGCCCGGCATGCCATGGCGCAAGTCGGACTCGACGCGATTGACCCTGACACGCTGGTGGGCACGCTGGGCATCGGGCATCAGCAGATGGTGGAGATCGCGCGCAATCTGATCGGCGATTGCCGCGTGCTGATCCTCGACGAACCCACCGCGATGCTGACCGCCCGGGAGGTGGACCTGCTGTTCGAGCAGGTCGAGCGGCTCAAGGCGCGCGGTGTCGCGCTGGTGTACATCTCGCACCGGCTGGAAGAATTGAAGCGTATCGCGCGGCGTGCCGCCGTGCTGCGCGACGGGCGGCTCGTGCATGTCGACGAGATGGCGAATCTCTCGGCCGACCGTCTGGTCACCCTGATGGTGGGGCGCGACATCGGCGAGCGAATCGATCTCGGCGAACGGCGCATTGGCGACGTGGCGTTCACGGTCGCGGGCATGACCCGCGAGCCGGTTGTGCGCGACGTGTCGTTCGAAGTGAAAGCCGGCGAGATTTTCGGCATCAGCGGCCTGATCGGCGCGGGCCGCACGGAACTGATGCGGCTCATCTATGGGGCCGATCGCGCGGATGCCGGCACGGTGTCGATCGCACAAGGCGGCGGCCCGCTCCAGGCCGTGAAGGTGTCGTCGCCGTCGGACGCGGTGACGAACGGCATCGCGCTGATTACGGAAGATCGCAAAGGCGAGGGCCTTCTGCTGACGCAGCCTATCGCCGCCAATATCTCGCTTGGCCATTTGCGCGCGGTGTCGAAGAACGGCGTGGTGGATGCCCGTCGCGAGGCGGCGCTGGCGCGCAAGCAGATCGACGCCATGAGCATCCGCAGCTCAGGGCCGTCGCAGCCGGTGTCGGAACTCTCCGGGGGCAATCAGCAGAAGGTGGTGATCGGCCGCTGGCTCGCGCGCGATTGCACGGTGTTGCTGTTCGACGAGCCTACGCGCGGCATCGACGTCGGGGCGAAGTTCGATATTTATGCCCTGATGGGCGCGCTCGCGCGGGAAGGCCGCGCGTTGGTGGTGGTGTCGAGCGATCTGCGCGAGTTGATGTCGATTTGCGATCGCATCGGAGTGATGTCGGCGGGACGGATGACAGGCCTGTTCGAGCGCGGAAGCTGGACCCAGGACGCGCTGCTCGCAGCGGCGTTCGCGGGCTATACGAAACGCGACGCGCTGCTGCACGATCCGATCGAACCCGACGCAGGGGCGCCCCAAGCAAAGGCGCCTGGCGCCGCGGCGTCGGACAAAAAATCTGTGGAGTATTGA
- a CDS encoding ABC transporter permease codes for MTAPTSLPTVQNEPPKDAKPIGTRLGFSNYLGLLGALLGMIVLFSLLSSHFLSYDTFSTIANQIPDLVVMSVGMTFVLIIAGIDLSVGSVLALGAALTSVAALQWHWPALPAALLGMAGAALTGCVTGAITVAWRIPSFIVSLGVLEAARGLAYQMTNSRTAYIGDAFDFLSNPIAFGISPAFLIAIVVMVVAQLVLTRTVFGRYLVGIGTNEEAVRLAGVNPRPYKIAVFAMMGLLAGLASLFQISRLEAADPNAGAGIELQVIAAVVIGGTSLMGGRGSVISTFFGVLIISVLAAGLAQIGATEPTKRIITGAVIVVAVVLDTYRSRRRAA; via the coding sequence ATGACCGCACCAACCAGCCTGCCTACCGTGCAGAACGAACCGCCCAAAGACGCGAAGCCGATCGGCACGCGCCTTGGATTCTCGAACTACCTCGGCCTGCTCGGCGCGTTGCTCGGGATGATCGTCCTGTTCTCGCTGCTGAGCTCGCACTTCCTGAGCTACGACACCTTCAGCACGATCGCGAATCAGATTCCCGATCTGGTGGTGATGTCGGTCGGCATGACCTTTGTGCTCATCATCGCCGGGATCGATCTGTCGGTCGGCTCCGTGCTCGCGCTCGGCGCGGCGCTCACGAGCGTCGCGGCCTTGCAGTGGCACTGGCCGGCGTTGCCCGCCGCCCTGCTCGGCATGGCGGGGGCGGCCTTGACCGGCTGCGTGACCGGCGCGATCACCGTGGCCTGGCGGATTCCGTCGTTCATCGTGTCGCTCGGCGTGCTCGAAGCGGCGCGCGGTCTCGCGTATCAGATGACCAACTCCCGCACGGCCTATATCGGCGATGCGTTCGACTTCCTGTCCAACCCGATTGCGTTCGGCATTTCTCCCGCGTTCCTGATTGCCATCGTCGTGATGGTCGTCGCGCAGCTGGTGCTGACGCGCACGGTCTTCGGGCGTTATCTGGTCGGCATCGGCACGAACGAGGAAGCGGTGCGCCTTGCGGGCGTCAACCCGCGTCCGTACAAGATTGCTGTTTTCGCGATGATGGGCCTGTTGGCCGGCCTCGCGTCCCTGTTCCAGATTTCGCGGCTCGAGGCAGCGGACCCGAATGCCGGCGCGGGCATCGAACTGCAGGTGATCGCGGCCGTCGTGATCGGCGGAACGAGCCTGATGGGCGGCCGCGGCTCGGTGATCAGCACCTTCTTCGGCGTGCTGATCATCTCGGTGCTGGCCGCGGGTCTTGCCCAGATCGGGGCGACCGAGCCGACCAAACGCATCATCACGGGGGCCGTGATCGTCGTGGCCGTCGTGCTGGATACCTATAGAAGCCGGCGTCGCGCCGCATAA
- the rbsK gene encoding ribokinase, which translates to MSKEVKPGRVLVVGSINTDLVARAPHLPRPGETISGQEFSQVAGGKGGNQAVAAARIGARVAMVGRVGKDANGAQRVKDLEAEGIDCAGIEVDPVQPTGVAMVTVSDDGQNTIVVVAGSNGELTPEGVAHHEAAIKASDVVVCQLETPWDAVHATLALARRLGKITVLNPAPATGPLPAEWLPLVDYLVPNEVEAAILAGLPVESQSGARRAALELQRGGARNVIVTLGAQGAYLLPEGGEGMHFPAPQVRAVDTTAAGDTFIGVFAAQLAARQPLEGAISLAQRAASISVTRAGAQPSIPTRAEVESAV; encoded by the coding sequence GTGTCGAAAGAAGTGAAGCCGGGCCGCGTGCTCGTGGTGGGCAGCATCAATACCGACCTGGTCGCCCGTGCACCGCATTTGCCGCGGCCAGGCGAGACGATCAGCGGGCAGGAGTTCTCGCAGGTGGCCGGCGGCAAGGGCGGCAATCAGGCCGTGGCGGCCGCGCGCATCGGTGCGCGCGTGGCGATGGTGGGACGCGTGGGAAAAGATGCGAACGGTGCGCAGCGGGTCAAGGATCTGGAAGCGGAGGGGATCGATTGCGCGGGTATCGAGGTCGACCCCGTGCAACCCACGGGCGTCGCGATGGTGACGGTGTCGGACGACGGCCAGAATACGATCGTCGTGGTCGCGGGCAGTAACGGTGAGCTTACGCCGGAAGGCGTCGCGCACCACGAAGCGGCGATCAAGGCTAGCGACGTCGTGGTCTGTCAACTCGAAACGCCCTGGGATGCCGTCCACGCGACACTTGCACTCGCTCGGCGCCTGGGCAAGATCACCGTGCTGAACCCGGCGCCGGCAACCGGCCCGCTGCCCGCGGAATGGCTGCCCCTCGTCGACTACCTCGTGCCGAACGAAGTCGAGGCCGCGATACTCGCCGGCCTGCCGGTCGAATCGCAAAGCGGTGCGAGAAGGGCGGCGCTGGAATTGCAACGCGGCGGTGCCCGCAACGTGATCGTCACGCTCGGGGCGCAAGGCGCCTACCTGTTGCCGGAAGGCGGCGAAGGCATGCATTTTCCCGCGCCGCAGGTGCGCGCGGTCGACACGACCGCGGCCGGCGACACCTTCATCGGCGTTTTCGCCGCGCAACTCGCTGCCCGGCAGCCGCTGGAAGGCGCGATCAGCCTCGCGCAACGCGCGGCTTCGATTTCGGTCACGCGTGCCGGTGCGCAGCCGTCGATCCCGACTCGCGCGGAAGTGGAAAGCGCAGTCTGA